A window of Candidatus Nitrospira allomarina genomic DNA:
AGCCAGCTCCTCCTACTACCGGCAGATGGACTAAACAGCGAAAACAAAATTCCCGGTCTTTTCAAAAACCAGTAGCTGAACTCGTCGGATAATTTTTCCCCACCCAAAGTTCATCAGTTGACCCACGGAATTTCCGTGGGTCATCTCTTTTTCTTCCTCAGGTTTCTCCCAAAGCACCATAGGCCAAGTTTTCAGCCATCCTCACACAGCTCCTCAAACGAGTTATTGCCCACTTTCTCCCCCCTGACGACATGATGAGGTCGCTCGAAACCCCTATGCGCATATTTTCCCATAAGAAAGAGAACCAGAAACCTCCAACTCAATCGGGAGAACCCGCATTGTGCGAACGCAGATTGGGTATTCACCTATCGCCCTATTTTGCACTAACTACCGGTGACTTCCTCTTTCCTAACGCACTATCTCCCTTTTTCTCAACCTACAGCCTTTTGTCAACCACACAGCATTTAACCTGGACAACTTGTCCTGGTTGGAAAGCACATCAACCAACAACCGGAAACATCCTTGCGCACCATTTACCAATTTCACCCAGATGTAAGTTTACTAACTTGGCTCGCCAATTGACTTTTTCAATCAAAGGAACCTGCTTTGTCATCGCACTTGACCATACTGGCAGCATATGAAATCCATAAAGCATTCGTACATTTTTTGCACAATTGTATTCCGAAACACTTGGCTAGGTTGGGTTACGTTCCGTTATCACATTTCCATGCTCTTATACATACAGACCGGACCTTTCCGTAAACCAGCGACTTTTCTGGCATCTCTTCTCCAATCAAGAAAGGCCCTGACCTTTCCTCCTGCCGATCCTTGGGTTGGCGCTGAAACCACACCCGGTAATTCCCACCAAATCGAGAAATGGCGAAACCTGGGCCGCCTCCTTCAAAGCCTTCGCCCCCCCTACCAAACCACGTATATTGTCTTCCTGGCCACATTGACTTTTTTGGGCTGGGCGATATTTGAACTGAACACTTCCTGGCTGCAATCCCATCTATTTCATGCAATCTCCGCTCAACTAACATCCCAAGTAAAACCGGGGCCCTCCCCACTCACAGTGTTTCCATCTGCAGGCCCATTGGACGAACGGCGCGGGTATATCCGACTCCCCAATATGCTCTCCAAGCTCCAAAAGAAAGGATTCGTCATTCAGGCGCAAGCCCATCCATCGACTGAACTCACAACCATCTCCAATATGGGTATCCCTCCCATCTACCGGGTAAAGGCCCAGGGCGGGTTACACATTGTGGATAGTCATGGTCAGGACCTGTTTCACCATGAAGACCCGAAGCGAGTATTTCCTAATTTTGAAGCAATTCCCCCCTTGTTGGTTCAAACTCTCCTTTTCATTGAAAATCGAGAATTACTTGATCCCTGCTGTCCCTATGCCAATCCGGCCGTGGAATGGGACCGGTTAGGGCAAGCATTCCTCACGCAAGGCATCCAATTGGTGAAAAACGACCAGAACGTTCCCGGGGGGAGCACTTTGGCCACGCAATTGGAGAAATTCCGGCATTCTCCCGGAGGACAAACCTCCTCCCTGCTGGAAAAAGCCAAACAGGTAACGGCCGCCAGTCTCCGTATTTATCACGACGACGTACGCACGCAAGAGGCTCAAAAACATTTGGTTCTGGATTATATGAATTCATTCCCGCTCGGCGCGTATCCTGGTGCCGGGGAGGTCCATGGCTTCGGTGATGGACTTTCGGCTTGGTTTCACATGGACCTCAACCGGTTTGGTCAGATTCTGGCTGGTGCTGACCCGGCATCTTTGGAAAAGATGGCCTTGGCTGCAGCCACCTACAAAAAAGGAGTCAGTCTCCTCCTGGCTCTCAGGCGACCCTCCTTTTACCTTACACAAATTGATGCCCTGAACGAGAAAACCAATACCTACCTTCGCCTCCTGACAAGCGCCGGTATTATTTCCCCTGCTATGCGAGACCTCGCCCTTATTTATCCCTTGGTCTTTGCGCCAGCATCATCAACGAATTCAAGCAACACCTCCTTTCAAGATCAAAAAGCACCAAATTTCATACGCGCCCATTTGCAAAATTTATTAGGGCTTCCAAGTCTGTATGCCTTGGACCATCTGGACGCCACCGTGGAAACCACCCTGGACCGCGATCTCCAATTTCGAGCAACCACCCTCCTACAACAACTGGCAGATCCGGCCTTTGTGAAAGGCTCCCAACTGACTCAACCTCATCTGCTTGCTCAAGGAAATCCGGCGGATATCATTTATAGCCTGACTCTGTATGAGCGAACCCCCCACGGCAATCTCCTTCGAGTTCAAACCGACACCCTCAATCAACCATTGGATATGAATCAGGGCTCAAAAATGGATCTGGGCTCAACGGCCAAACTTCGTACATTGGTCACATATCTGGAAGCCATTGAACGCCTCCATCACGCGTATGCAGGGCTGTCCCCTCAAAAACTCTTGGAGGTCAACCAGCAATCCCTGGACCCACTGAGCCGATGGGCAATAACCTATCTGCAGACTTCTTCAGATCAATCCCTCTCTGGAATATTAAAGGCCGCCCTCAATCGACAGTATTCAGCAAGTCCAACCGAACGGTTTTGGACTGGGGGCGGGCTTCACACCTTTGCCAATTTCAACAGAGCCGATAACGGGAAAGTGTTTACTGTCCGGGAAGCTTTTCATCACTCAGTGAATTTAGTCTTTATCCGCTTAATGCGGGATCTCGTCCAGTATCACACTCTCGCCATACCCGGATCGACCGCGATGGTCCTCAAAGACCCTCTCAATCCCATACGCCGGCAATATTTACAAAAATTCGCCCAACAGGAAGGTCGAATCTTTCTCTATCGTTTCTACGACAAATACAAAGGACTTCCGCCGGAAGAAGCCTGGCAGCTGGTCCTTTCCCAGACTCGGCTCACACCGCTCCGACTGGCTGTCCTACTGCGCTCAATCGAACCTGAGAAGGATGTCCGGACCTTCACCGCATCTCTGCAAAAGACATTTCCCACCATCAAGCTCTCCCCCGAGCAAGCCGACCGGCTTTTTACACAGACTGATCCCCGCGTGCTCAGCCTTGCTGATCGAGGCTATGTGGCCCGCATCCATCCCCTGGAATTGTGGACGGTTGCATTCCTCCGAAAACACCCCAATTCCGGCAAATCCGAACTCACCAACGCCAGTGAGCAGGAGTTGTTGGAGGTATACGCCTGGTTATTTAAGACTCATCGTAAAGCCGCACAGGATAGTCGGATTCGACTTATTCTGGAACAAGAGGCATTCATGGAAATCCACAAAGCCTGGAAACGGGTCGGATATCCCTTTGCAACTTTAGTCCCGTCATTAGCGACCGCTATTGGCAGCTCCGCCGACCGCCCGGCGGCGTTGACCGCACTCATGGGTATTCTGGTCAACGAGGGAAGAAAAATCCCCACGGTGACAATTCGACAATTGCACTTTGCGGAAGGAACCCCGTTTGAAACACTTGTCGCACCTCAAGAACCAGATCAGGAACAAGTTTTGAACCCGCTGGTCGCTCAAATTCTCCGTCAGGAACTTATCGAAGTGGTGGAACATGGAACAGCGATCGGTGCGAAAGGCGCCTTGCCGCCCTCAGAGGGTATGACCATCTCGATCGGTGGGAAAACCGGAACCGGAGATCATCGTCAAAAAGTGTATGAGCGAGGCTATCGATTAATTGAATCCCGCCCCATCGCCCGAACAGCCACATTTGTGTTTCTCATTGACAACCGCTTCTTTGGAACCATTACCGCCCAGGTATCAGGTCCGCAATCTGGTGACTTCAGCTTCACAAGCAGTTTACCCGTCCGCATCTTTCGTTTATTTGCACCGCATCTCCACGCGTATGTCAGGCCATACTCCTTAGAAGCCAAAGTCCGCCAATCCTTTCAACCACAAAGTTGATCATTCTGGCCGTCACTTGTTTTCAGGCTGAACTTCATACCTGCCCAAACCTCTCTTTTCATTACTCCTTTGAAACTTTTCACGAGATCTGCGTTTGACCAGGACTTGCTCTGAATGTGAGTCCGACGGGCCGCTTCTTCGCTACGTTGGACCTCTCCCTCAACCAACATCAAACCGATCACAAAGCTTTTGTGCGCCCTGGAAATTATTTGGTGCTTCGTTTACTGCCTTCTTTAAAGAAATTCACGGACAAAGTTTCTTTTCTCAGACATGATGTCCATGGGTTCTCACACATGATTCAGCCTTTTTCCTGATTTTGTATGCAAAAATAGGTCTTTTAGCTGTTCATACTTACTCATCCCCATCTTTTGTGATCACATTTCTTTGGCATCTTCTTTGCTCATTAGATCATTACTTGAGGAAAAAGCCGCTCAGGAAACAGGAGGGGAACAAAAGAAGGCACGCCTCTCGTATCTGAATGTCTTACCCAAACATTCCGCGTCTACACCAACGCTGTACTTTCCAGACAAGTCAGTGGAATTCATTAACGAGGGTAGGGAATTCGCCTCTTTCACCAATCGTGGGCCAGGCTCGTACAACCAAAACCAACGGGGAGAGAATCTTTTCTCTCAATCAAAAAGGAGGAAACTGACAAACATGGAAAACGTGATTCAATCATTAAAAACGGGCACTCTCGTATTGCTATTCGGCACCATGCTTATGGCCTGCGCCGAAAAACCCATTCAAGGGACTGACTCGGCCTTGCAAGCCCTTCAGACTGCCAAGCAAGCCGGTGCGGAGAAATATGCCCCTGAATCCTTACGCGTTGCGGAGGACGAATATCAAAAAGCCCAGGAAGAAATAGCAGCGCAAGACGATACATTTGTAATGACGCGCAACTATGATGGCGCAAATGCCCTCTTAGTGAAGGTTGTAGCGGATGCCGAAAAAGCCAAAACCGAAGCCATCGCCAACAGGCAATTGTTTAAAACCGAAGCGGAAGGAGCCGTGGTGTTAGCCAAAACCTCTTTAGAGGAAGCCAAAAATCTGTTGGCCCAAGCACCTACAGGCAAGGGAACCCAGGCCGATCTGCAAGCCTTACGTGGCGACCTACAAGCCGCAGAAACCACATTTGCTGAAATTGAGGCCATTATGGCCATGGAAGACTATATTGGAGTCAAGGCTAAAGCCGAATCAGTTCAAGCTTTGGCAGCTCGCGTGAATGAACAGGTCGCGCAGGCCATTCAGAAGACAGGAAAACACAAGAAGGCTTAACACATGCGAGGGTGGGGCTCTGGCCGACATCCAGCCAAACGCCCAGCAGTTTGGCTGGCGGCTGGCGCTCTCATCATGCTTTCATTCCTGATTGTTGCCTGGTGGAAGGCAGATCGCCTTCCCGAAATCTTCCCACCTCAACTTGAATCGCTCGATCGCCAGGCGTGGAGCCACGGCGCGGAAGCCTATTTCCCGGAACGATATCGCGCATTTCACCAGGACATCATCGATCTTCGAACGCAATGGCGGAGAGAACAAACTCGTTGGTGGCCAACCACCGACATCTATACACTTCAAACAACCTACCAAAATCTGCTGCAAGAGGGCTCGACCCTTCTTAAGACCTCCACACAGCAAAAATTCACCCGACACCAGCAACTGACAACTGCCCTGGAGTCGGAACGTCGCCAAGTCGCCCGTCTACGTGCATTAACCGGTATATTTGATGTTCGACGAAATCTACGGACCCTATCGGTAACGGAGGGGTTACTCAATCAGGCAGCCTCTCGACTCGCCCAAGACAGCGACAAGCAAGCTCATATTCTCCTCAGACAGGCAAGAGAATCTCTTGTACCCGCCGAGGCTCATGCCATTTCCCAAATGAAACGGTATGGGGCCGTCTCACAACTTGCCACGTGGACCCATTGGGTCACCAACACCCTGGATTGGTCTTCAAGGACAGGAGGCACAGCTATCGTGGTCATTAAAACCTCCCGCCACCTTGTAGTCTATCGGAATGGAAAACCGTTGCGCCGGTTTTCTATTGATCTCGGCTTTTCAGGACTTCAGGACAAGTTGCAGGAAGGGGATGGCGCGACACCGGAGGGACAGTTTCGAATCCTGCAAAAAAAAGGACCGGGATCCACCAAATTCCATAAGGCCCTCTTACTTAATTATCCAACCAATGCCCATCGTCAACGCTTCCAGAAAGCCAAGAACAAGGGAGGCTTAGCGGCACACCGCGGCATCGGAGGCCTCATTGAAATTCATGGCCAACAACCTGATGGCAACAGCACAACGAATGGCTGCGTCGCCCTCCATAATGCAGATATGGATGCCGTCTTTCATCTTGCTGCAGAAGGAACTCCGGTGACAATCGTCGGAGCTCTACAACCGGACAATTGGGTGGTAAAAGCGCTTGGCGACATCACCAACCATGCCCGCCAACGAATCGCTCTTTCTAGAGATTCGCTTGCCGTCCAACACCGATACGATCATTCGAAGGAAACGTTTTAAGGTGGTGCATTCGACGGGGGACCGTCGGGTGAACGCTGCATCCGCCTCATCAACATTTGCGGTTCTACCAGTTCCACATCAATTAGATCACGCAACTTTGCAATACCATTAAGCGCCGTGGCAATATTTCCATCCTGGCTCCGAAGCCATGCGGCATGAGGTGCATAGGAAAGTGATTCACGAATGGAGAAGCCGCACGCTTCTATGTCTTTTTGCCGACCCTCGACGGAAACCTTTAACCGGAAACGAATAAACACATTGCCGGTCGGCACTCCTTGCGGACCATTAGGTTCAAGACGATAGACCGGTGTCACTATCAGGTCGGAAGGTAGCCCCGACAAGGCCGGGACCTCACCTCGGCACACGTTGATGACCGGATCATCAAAAGCGTACAACACTGAAGTGGCCAAAGCCGAGGGCACCGGCCCATGGACCGCAAAGCAGTCAGATTCACGAACATAGACACGTGACAAGGCTTGGGCTTCTACCTTTATCCTTAGAGGAAAGTGAGAAAACGGATCGTTCACAGCCATGAGCCATTCTACGAAGGAATACGAAGCAAGTCCACGCATCATTATGTAGTCAAACCGAAGGAGAACACCCATGCTGTCATATCGTTATGGAGGACAAAACGGGAAAGCGTTCAAACTGAAAACCGATGAAGAGCTCGTGGTGGTGCGAACGCAGAGTCGTCGACCATTGGAAGCCGCCGCTCAGTCAACGCGAGCTCGGCAGGCCCTGGACAATCTCGAGCCTGTGCACCGGTTTCACCATGCCGGAGTGGAAATCTTTCGTTATCCTCAAACCGTTCGACGCGCAAGCGCCCGAGGAGCCATCCGCACTACCATACAATCCGTAAAAGACGTCCAATTTGCCGGACGGGTCCTGGTCGATCCTCAGTCAAAACAACCTGTTCTGTACACCGAAAATCTTTTTTCCAAATTTGATGATGACCTGGCCGAATCCACTTGTCGAAAAATCTTAAAAGCCTCCGGACTCGGAATTAAACGAGTCCTGGAATATGCTCGCAATACCTTCTTTCTCGAAGCGCCTGAGGGCACAGGGCAGGAAGTGTTTGCCATAGCCGAGAGTCTCCTGCGGCATAAACATGTGGAGCTCTGTCACCCTGAACTTGTCAGACAAATGGGATGGCGCACAGCGTTCCCACAACAATGGCATCTGAAAAAGACCACGATTGATGGGACGGTCTATGATGCCCATGCCAACGTGGAGGCCGCCTGGGCACTCAGTGAGGGAGAAAATATCACTGTCGCAATCATTGATGACGGCATGGATCTTGATCACGAAGAGTTTGCCGGTTCAGGAAAACTTATCGCTCCTCGCGACGTCACACGCGCCACTGACGATCCTCGACCCGGCAGCCGGGATAATCATGGAACCGCCTGTGCAGGCGTCGCCACCGGCAACGGTTTTCATGGTGCCTCCGGGGTCGCTCCCAAAGCCGGATTGATGGCCATCCGTTATGTATCTCCGTTAGGCTCACAGGCCGAGGCCGATGCATTTATCTGGGCCGCCCAACATGGCGCGGACGTCATTTCCTGTAGCTGGGGGCCGGAGGATGGCGCCTGGTGGGATCCACGCGACCCGCTCCACCACACGGTCGTTCCCCTGCCGGATTCCACCCGTCTTGCTATTGATTGGACCGTCGCGAATGGACGCAACGGAAAAGGGTGTGTGATCACCTGGGCCGCCGGAAACGGCAACGAAAGTGTCGATAACGATGGTTATGCCAGTTATGAAAAAGTGATTGCCGTGGCCGCCTGCCACGCCAAAGGTAAAAGGAGTGCCTATAGCGATTTCGGCAAGGCCATTTGGTGTACCTTTCCCAGCAACGATACCGTTCTCCCCATCCCGGGAATCTGGACCACCGATCGCTCAGCATCAGCAGGATATAATCCCGGACAAGTCAGTCGAGGCGATGCGGCAGGCAATTATGTCAACGATTTTGGCGGCACATCAAGCGCATGTCCGGGTGTCGCAGGGGTGGCCGCCCTCATTCTCGCTCGCAACCCCTCCCTGCGATGGGATGAAGTCAAAGATCTGCTCAAACGCTCGTGTGATCAAATTGATCCAAGCGCTGGTAAATATGACACCAACGGCCATAGCACCTTATATGGGTATGGCCGGGTCAATGCCAAACGCGCGGTAGAATTGGCTGCACCGGCCATTCCGACTCCTACCACCGTTCATACTTCGACCGCCATCATTCCCATTCGCGACCTTCAAACGTCAAAGCTCTCTCTTCAAGTGGCCGAGACTACCCCGCTCACCTCCGTCAAAATCGGAGTGGATATTGAGCATTCGTATATCGGTGATTTGATCATTAAGGTGGTACCCCCCAATTCAACAGGAGTATCGTCCATTTTGCTCCATAATCGAATTGGAGGTGGCACAGACAATATCCACACCACCTATGACGTCACCACGACACCGGACCTCCTGGCATTCGTCGGCAAAAATCCAAAGGGAAAATGGTCCCTGACGGTTCAGGATAAAGAGAAACTTGATACCGGGCGCATCTTACAGTTCTCGGTGACCCTGGTTTTCTAAAGAAGTTGACCGGCATGGGGTGTGGGAGAGGGTATGCATGCATCGGCCACCCTTTGATATGTCCGTGGCCGATGCCATCTGACATGAAAATCGGACTCCTCACCGGGGACCATCTTAGAAAACTTGATCTGATCTAACGCTCCCAGTATATTTGCCAGACTGACCACCACATTCAAGAAAACAATCTCATCCCTTCGCTTCAATTTCGCGCTCACCCACCTTCCGCACCAATCTTGATCATTCCTCCTCACCCATAAAAATTTTTACCTACCAACAGTCATTGATCAACTTGGAATGATGTGACTTATTTTTTTCTCACATCAAAATCTGCGCCAACGATCACTCTTAGCACGTTTAAAGAGCATTGTTTGCATGCGTTATTAACACGGTCAAGTTCCAAGATAGACTGAAGAGCTTTAAGCGGTGATTCAACATTATTTCAAAGGAGGTTTTTATGGCCCAATCCCCGACTTCACCGGATTCTCCTATCGGTTCCACACCGGCAGACATTCCCCATTGGATCGAACACGTATTCGAAATGGGCATTTTTGCCAGCCGGTGGATACAAGCACCCTTATATGGTGGATTGATCCTCGCTGAAGTGCTCTATGCCTGGAAATTTCTGACCGAACTGTGGCACATGGTACATGAAATTGGCACCCTCACCGAAACCGTGTTTATGTTAGGAATCCTCACCCTGGTGGATATCACCATGGTGGCCAATCTGCTCACCATGGTCGTCATCGGAGGATATGCGACATTTGTCAGTAAAATAAGTCTGGAGAGTCATCCTGATCGACCGGATTGGCTCAGCCATATTGACCCGGGCACGATCAAAGTGAAACTAGCAGCCTCGTTGATTGGCATTTCCAGCATTCATTTACTTAAAGCCTTCGTCAACATTGCCAATGTGCCAATTGAGCACATTCAATGGCAAATCATCATTCATCTGACCTTTTTAGGCTCAGCCGTGTTGTTAGCCTGGACAGATAAAATCATGACCAAGGCGAAGAACCATTAACCGCTATGTGAATCTCGAAATATTTTTATGGGTGGCGGCCAACCGGCTGTGGCGATGGCCATAGAAGGCGTAGACCAGGAGTCCGATACATGTCCACGCCCCAAAACGAATCCAGGTAAGTGAGGGAAGAAAGAGCATAAGCCCAAAACATGAGAGTGTTCCCAACACGGGGATCCATGGCATCCAGGGAAGCCGGAACGGCCGTGGATGCTCCGGTTGGGTGACACGGAGCCACAGCACGCCAAGGCAGACAAGACAAAACGCAAAAAGGGTTCCAATATTCGTCATATCAGCGGCTTCTCCGATGGGGATAAACCCAGCGAGAAGCGCGACCCCTGATCCAGTCAGAATGGTGGACAGGGACGGAGTCTGATACCTGGAATGAATCGTCGCCAGGCGAGGACTGAGGAGACCATCTCGAGACATCGCAAAGAAGATCCGGATTTGCCCGAGCATCATGACAAGTAATACGCCGGTAATCCCGGCCAAAGCCCCAACGGCAACCAGGGCTGCGCCCCACCGGTATCCTGCTCGGCTGAGAGCGTCTGCCACAGGTGCATGAACATCAATGGTTGTTACAGGGACTAACCCCGTCAGAACGCCTGCCACGGAGACATAAATAAGCGTGCAGAATGCCAAGGATATCAAGATAGCCCTAGGAATGTCCTGCTGGGGGTTTCGAGCTTCTTCGGCCGCCGTCGAGACCGCATCGAAACCCACATACGCGAAAAACACAATGGCTGCGGCTGCTCCGACGCCGGATAGCCCATTAGGAAGAAACGGGGTCCAATTCTCGGCGTTCACCCCTCCTGCTCCAACAGCTAGAAAGAAAAGAATGACGAAAAGTTTTACGACCACAATCACTCCGGTGATCTGTGCACTTCGCTTGGTTCCCATCAAGAGTAGTCCCATCATCACAAGAGAGACGAGCACGGCCGGAAGATTGATCAGGCCACTGCGGCCTGTTTCTGGAGCATGAGCCAACAGATCCGGTAGTTCAATGCCCACCAACTTGAGAACATTGACAAAATACCCGGACCAGCCAATGGCCACAGCCGCACTCGCCACGCCATATTCCAAAATTAGATTCCACCCCACTAACCAGGCAATCACTTCTCCCAACGTGGCATAGGTATAGGAATACGCGCTGCCGGCCACTGGAATCATAGAGGCAAATTCCGCATAACAGAGCGCAGCCAGCGCGCAGACCATTCCCGAACCCAAAAAGGACAGGATGATGCCGGGCCCCGCACCCGGGCGATGGGAATTGCCGACCGTGGCCGTTCCTATTAAGACAAACACTCCGGTTCCAATAATGGCGCCGATCCCAAGCGCGACTAAATGCCACACAGTCAGATCCCGTCTTAACCCTAATCCATGGGAATCTTCGGAGCGCGGGTGGCTCTGTAAACGTTTCGTCCGAAATACTGAACGTTCCATCACACGTTCAAACATCGTTGTGGTTCGACTTTCCTTCCAAGATGCGGTTTTTATGCCTTAAGGAGAGAAACGGATAGGAAAAAAGAGATTTTCAATCCCTACCCACGACCCGACTTATGCTATAAATATGCCTGGTGTCAGCCCCCTGGATACAAGAAGCCCATTTGAAGCAGAAGGGCTTGTATATGAATTCTTTCTTCCTCAAGAATTGAAACTCTCAAGGAAAAAGCCCGGTTATCTTGTAAGACCCATGATTCTCTTGGAATGGCGTCATGCAGAAAATCATGCCCTCCCCGGCATGTCGGGTGAACCCACGCCATCAGCTTTTCCTCCACATAGGGTTTCTTCTACAATTCAATCTCCGGCTCACCTCCATCCAGTGCAGTCACGGCCGGGCAATGACGTCTATAAACGTAATCTGTTTAGTTGATTGTTCCTGCATAAGAATTTCCCATGAAAACCTCCGGACCTCACGAATCGTACAACCTGGATATTCAAACCCCTGCCGGAGATCTGACCGCGTCGGTTTCGGTACCGACCGGATTCATTCCCATTACCGACATTCTCCCCCTCATGCGATCCCTCGGAGAACAAGCTCACCAGCTGGCCATCGACAACACCACTCAAACCGGTGCCACCATTTCCTGTCAAAAAGGCTGTGCCGCCTGCTGTCGCATGATGATTCCCGTTGCCCCTCCGGAGGCCTTTGCGCTCCTGTCGGTTGTTGAGGCACTCCCTTCACCTAAAAAAGAGCGACTGCTTGAGCGATTTCAGACGGCTCAAAAGACCTTGCGTGAAGCGAGCCTGGAGGATGGGTTGCAACGATTGGCCTTTTCCGAAGATCAAGGCACCGACGAAGAACTGGAGCCTCTTAATCGCGCCTACTATGCGCTTCGAATGCCTTGTCCATTTCTGGAAGATGAAATTTGCTCAATCTATGAACAGCGTCCGTCCGCCTGCCGGGAATTGCTGGTCACTTCCCCTGCGGAACTTTGCCAAGACTTGATACGAAACCCCATCCAACTGATTCCTTCCCCGTTTCGAATCGGGACGGTTCTGAGCAAACTTTGGACGGATTGTTACCAGGGCCCGGTTCGTCTTATTCCCCTCCCCTTTGCACTGGACTGGGCCACAGTCCATAAAAGCCAGAACACCCGAACCTGGGCCGGGCCTGACCTGCTGAGCCGGGCCTTGAATGCCGCAGCGCAATATTTACAACGCCAATCCTCATAAGAGGCACAAATCCCCTCCTGTTTCATACACGAATCAAAGGTCCTACGTGCAGGCCTACCTGGCATCAACCAGCACCGGCAACAGAATGGTGGAAGCGGGATCAACCCTCTGCCTTTAAGATAGAAACCAATCCCGGACCTCCATGCAAACGCCGGAAAATTATGCTACGGAGACACTCCAAACCTGAACCAGAATTTTCAGGAAAAATGGACAAGATTTCTTTCATTGGACAGGATGTCTCTGCGCATGATGTTCTTACAAGAAATTTCACCGCCTTAACTCAAAAAAATGCAGGAATTCCTCCTGCACAGCAGAGCAAAATCTGGCATTACCTTTGCTGATATATCCAAGAGTAGTAAGCCATGACGGCTTACCTAACCTTTAAAGGAGGTGCTCCTGTGAACCAATCAAATCAAAAAGACCCCAAAAAGGGTATGCCAATCGGGAAACCGACTGCCGCCCCTAGCCCTGCTAAGCCACAACAAAATCCGGCCAAAAAGCCACTAGGCATATAGGTATCCGGACGATACCCGATACCTGCAATTCACAACCTTTTCCCATCAAGGAAAAGGCCCCACCTGTCCAGGTTTTGATTCGGGCGAACAACAAGAGGGGCCGGAATGGTTCGGCCCCTCTTCCTCGTTAAGAAAAACGACCTTCCGGACTGATAA
This region includes:
- a CDS encoding amino acid permease, with translation MFERVMERSVFRTKRLQSHPRSEDSHGLGLRRDLTVWHLVALGIGAIIGTGVFVLIGTATVGNSHRPGAGPGIILSFLGSGMVCALAALCYAEFASMIPVAGSAYSYTYATLGEVIAWLVGWNLILEYGVASAAVAIGWSGYFVNVLKLVGIELPDLLAHAPETGRSGLINLPAVLVSLVMMGLLLMGTKRSAQITGVIVVVKLFVILFFLAVGAGGVNAENWTPFLPNGLSGVGAAAAIVFFAYVGFDAVSTAAEEARNPQQDIPRAILISLAFCTLIYVSVAGVLTGLVPVTTIDVHAPVADALSRAGYRWGAALVAVGALAGITGVLLVMMLGQIRIFFAMSRDGLLSPRLATIHSRYQTPSLSTILTGSGVALLAGFIPIGEAADMTNIGTLFAFCLVCLGVLWLRVTQPEHPRPFRLPWMPWIPVLGTLSCFGLMLFLPSLTWIRFGAWTCIGLLVYAFYGHRHSRLAATHKNISRFT
- a CDS encoding YkgJ family cysteine cluster protein; this encodes MKTSGPHESYNLDIQTPAGDLTASVSVPTGFIPITDILPLMRSLGEQAHQLAIDNTTQTGATISCQKGCAACCRMMIPVAPPEAFALLSVVEALPSPKKERLLERFQTAQKTLREASLEDGLQRLAFSEDQGTDEELEPLNRAYYALRMPCPFLEDEICSIYEQRPSACRELLVTSPAELCQDLIRNPIQLIPSPFRIGTVLSKLWTDCYQGPVRLIPLPFALDWATVHKSQNTRTWAGPDLLSRALNAAAQYLQRQSS